The Lentzea guizhouensis genome contains a region encoding:
- a CDS encoding ABC transporter substrate-binding protein, producing MPKPLIGIVLARTGRLAPLGAALDFVAGALPWPVEVLVHDSSSTPEGARAAARALVDAGVRAVVTLGGTETLPAVARACTGREVPCVSTTLPWQVFGAEVFDDEHRPGWAFHFSWGVDDIAEAFADLWEHLGAARRVGCVWNDGTQGQALRRWFRPVAEARGHVLVDLAYREHDDRLPDLAGVEVVTSAATAADLAAAVRRGRPVW from the coding sequence GTGCCGAAACCACTGATCGGGATCGTCCTCGCGCGCACCGGGAGGCTCGCGCCGCTCGGCGCGGCGCTGGACTTCGTCGCCGGCGCCCTGCCGTGGCCGGTGGAGGTGCTGGTGCACGACAGCTCCTCCACTCCCGAGGGCGCTCGCGCCGCGGCACGGGCGCTGGTCGACGCGGGCGTGCGGGCGGTGGTGACGCTGGGCGGCACGGAGACGCTGCCCGCGGTCGCCCGTGCCTGTACCGGGCGGGAGGTGCCGTGCGTGTCCACGACCCTGCCGTGGCAGGTGTTCGGCGCCGAGGTGTTCGACGACGAGCACCGGCCGGGATGGGCCTTCCACTTCAGTTGGGGCGTCGACGACATCGCCGAGGCGTTCGCCGACCTGTGGGAGCACCTGGGCGCCGCACGGCGGGTGGGCTGCGTGTGGAACGACGGCACGCAGGGGCAGGCGTTGCGGCGGTGGTTCAGGCCGGTGGCCGAGGCGCGCGGGCACGTGCTGGTCGACCTGGCCTACCGCGAGCACGACGACCGCCTGCCGGACCTGGCCGGCGTGGAGGTGGTGACCTCGGCGGCGACCGCCGCCGACCTCGCCGCCGCCGTCCGGCGCGGCCGTCCCGTCTGGTGA
- a CDS encoding DUF805 domain-containing protein, giving the protein MTGITTAVANGITRTFSWRGRATRSEYWFYVLFCWAVVLGLAFTFSAFESGVAASIGGVSIMLVWFSLFSAMIRRLHDTGRSGAWALIVLLPFIGGFWLFLLMTEPAQPHPNRFGHLAHPVDATADRPSPK; this is encoded by the coding sequence ATGACCGGAATCACCACCGCGGTGGCCAACGGCATCACCCGCACGTTCTCCTGGCGCGGCCGCGCCACCCGCAGCGAGTACTGGTTCTACGTCCTGTTCTGCTGGGCGGTGGTGCTCGGGCTGGCGTTCACCTTCAGCGCATTCGAATCCGGCGTGGCCGCGAGCATCGGCGGCGTCTCGATCATGCTGGTGTGGTTCTCGCTGTTCTCGGCCATGATCCGGCGCCTGCACGACACCGGCCGCAGCGGCGCGTGGGCGTTGATCGTGCTCCTGCCCTTCATCGGCGGCTTCTGGCTGTTCCTGTTGATGACCGAACCCGCCCAGCCCCATCCGAACCGGTTCGGCCACCTCGCACATCCCGTGGACGCCACCGCCGATCGCCCGAGTCCTAAGTAG
- a CDS encoding response regulator: MIRVLLADDEAMIRAGLAAVLATDPDIAVVAEAADGRAAVELAHAHQPDVVLMDIRMPHLDGLAAARELRDVAPVVMLTTFDEDEYVARALEDGASGFLLKAADPRELLIAVRAVADGAAYLSPRVARRVLAGLRSGLTRPAAAKRKVEALTPRERDVLALVGRGLSNQEIAARLHLAEGTVKAHLSAILRGLGVQNRVQAAITAYEAGMAE; the protein is encoded by the coding sequence GTGATCAGGGTGCTGCTGGCCGACGACGAGGCCATGATCCGGGCAGGACTGGCGGCGGTGCTGGCGACGGATCCCGACATCGCGGTGGTGGCAGAGGCGGCCGACGGGCGCGCGGCGGTGGAACTGGCGCACGCGCACCAGCCGGACGTCGTGCTGATGGACATCCGCATGCCGCACCTCGACGGCCTCGCCGCGGCCCGCGAGCTGCGCGACGTCGCCCCGGTGGTGATGCTGACGACGTTCGACGAGGACGAGTACGTGGCACGGGCCCTGGAAGACGGCGCGAGCGGCTTCCTGCTCAAGGCGGCGGACCCGCGTGAGCTGCTGATCGCGGTACGGGCGGTCGCCGACGGTGCCGCGTACCTGTCACCGCGGGTCGCCCGCCGTGTCCTCGCCGGCTTGCGGTCGGGGTTGACGCGACCGGCGGCGGCGAAGCGCAAGGTGGAGGCGCTGACCCCGCGCGAGCGGGACGTGCTGGCCCTGGTCGGGCGGGGGCTGTCGAACCAGGAGATCGCGGCGCGCCTGCACCTGGCGGAGGGCACGGTGAAGGCGCACCTGTCCGCGATCCTGCGCGGGCTGGGCGTGCAGAACCGCGTGCAGGCGGCCATCACCGCATACGAGGCCGGGATGGCGGAATGA
- a CDS encoding sensor histidine kinase, with the protein MSVAVDGLADLPDVVDQAVRRVVREALTNAARHAPGEPVTITMTVAERLVTLEVGNPLTGRVGRGSGLAGVAERLRLLGGELAVTAADGLFTLVARVPLT; encoded by the coding sequence ATGTCCGTGGCGGTCGACGGCCTCGCCGACCTGCCGGACGTGGTGGACCAGGCCGTGCGCCGGGTCGTGCGGGAGGCGTTGACGAACGCGGCGCGCCACGCGCCGGGCGAGCCGGTGACGATCACGATGACGGTCGCGGAGCGGCTGGTGACGCTGGAGGTCGGGAATCCGTTGACGGGTCGGGTCGGCAGGGGCAGCGGCCTCGCGGGTGTGGCGGAGCGGCTGCGGCTGCTGGGTGGCGAGCTGGCGGTGACAGCGGCGGACGGGCTGTTCACGCTGGTCGCACGGGTGCCGCTGACGTGA
- a CDS encoding histidine kinase translates to MSLGVLAVLGLVSGLGTEGGLPVWQVCAWVVLAVLAYLHGRHVDARFGWQVLTGVAIAGTATVAVLDRAEVPTVLVVLLITIVLPWLGGRYRRQQALLVAAEQERVRQLEREQEHVAERARLQERGRLAAELHDSLGHDLALIALRGRTRAVTGSGQRGRPHGGAGGGRRRTGCGSRSRCCGNATTCRRSRSWWRTRGTRACPWRSTASPTCRTWWTRPCAGSCGRR, encoded by the coding sequence GGCCTGCCGGTGTGGCAGGTGTGCGCGTGGGTGGTGCTGGCGGTGCTCGCGTACCTGCACGGCAGGCACGTCGACGCCCGTTTCGGCTGGCAGGTCCTCACCGGAGTCGCGATCGCGGGCACGGCGACGGTGGCTGTCCTGGACCGCGCCGAGGTGCCGACGGTGCTGGTCGTCCTGCTGATCACGATCGTGCTGCCGTGGCTCGGCGGGCGGTACCGGCGGCAGCAGGCGCTGCTGGTCGCGGCCGAGCAGGAGCGGGTGCGGCAGCTGGAGCGCGAGCAGGAGCACGTCGCCGAGCGGGCGCGGCTGCAGGAGCGGGGCAGGCTCGCGGCGGAGCTGCACGACTCGCTCGGCCATGACCTCGCGCTGATCGCGCTGCGCGGGCGCACTCGAGCTGTCACCGGTTCTGGCCAGCGAGGACGCCCGCACGGCGGTGCGGGCGGCGGGCGGCGACGGACCGGCTGCGGCAGTCGATCGCGATGCTGCGGGAACGCGACGACGTGCCGCCGGTCGCGGTCCTGGTGGCGAACGCGCGGGACGCGGGCATGTCCGTGGCGGTCGACGGCCTCGCCGACCTGCCGGACGTGGTGGACCAGGCCGTGCGCCGGGTCGTGCGGGAGGCGTTGA